The Macrococcoides canis genome has a window encoding:
- a CDS encoding Holliday junction resolvase RecU, producing the protein MQKKTSQRNRGKYLETLIERSNIQYDLKGIATINKIPTPMTHRSRNGKIFDARYTKKSTVDFIGIYNGMFIAFDTKQTSLTNLPFKNIEQHQIEYLTKTHEKGGICFILILFTKFNELYRLDIQELKELKETLNRASIPYTWFKENKRPITSNNGIIYNYL; encoded by the coding sequence ATGCAAAAGAAAACAAGTCAACGTAATAGAGGTAAATACCTCGAAACATTAATCGAACGATCCAATATTCAATACGACTTAAAAGGTATAGCGACAATAAATAAGATTCCAACACCGATGACACATAGGAGCAGAAACGGAAAGATATTTGATGCCAGGTACACCAAGAAATCAACAGTCGATTTTATCGGCATTTATAACGGAATGTTTATTGCATTCGATACAAAGCAGACATCACTGACCAATCTGCCGTTTAAGAATATCGAGCAGCACCAGATCGAGTACTTGACCAAGACTCATGAAAAGGGTGGCATTTGCTTTATTCTTATCTTATTTACGAAGTTTAACGAGTTATACAGGTTAGACATCCAAGAACTAAAGGAGCTCAAGGAAACGTTAAATAGAGCTAGCATTCCATATACCTGGTTTAAAGAGAACAAAAGACCAATAACAAGTAATAACGGAATTATCTACAACTACTTATAA
- the dut gene encoding dUTP diphosphatase → MNTLNIKLLSDNATLPTRGYPTDSGLDLYASEDITIQAGETSIIPTDIAIELPLGYEAHVRPRSGMSVKTKLRVILGTIDHTYHDHIGIIADNIGTQPYEVKRGDRMAQLVIAPVVYPIAKEVKEFSYESDRGGFGSTGR, encoded by the coding sequence ATGAACACACTAAACATTAAACTACTATCAGATAACGCAACACTACCAACACGTGGCTACCCAACTGACAGTGGACTGGATTTATATGCTAGTGAGGACATTACTATACAAGCAGGCGAGACGTCAATCATTCCAACAGACATCGCTATAGAGTTACCTTTAGGTTACGAGGCACATGTAAGACCACGCTCGGGTATGTCAGTGAAGACAAAGTTGCGCGTTATTTTAGGAACGATAGACCACACATATCACGACCATATTGGAATCATCGCAGATAATATCGGCACACAGCCTTATGAAGTTAAGAGGGGAGACAGGATGGCACAGTTAGTGATTGCGCCAGTTGTGTACCCAATAGCAAAAGAAGTAAAGGAGTTTAGTTATGAATCGGACAGAGGTGGCTTCGGATCAACAGGAAGATAA
- a CDS encoding YopX family protein, whose protein sequence is MMPKFRVFDKNKKQMVESAWWDFYFEDEGLLTVTSDLDVSYYADDLGEVWEIMQSTGLHDKNGKEIYEGDIINCRDLWLDGDRRKTHKQIVKYDSGMFSAGYVSLRTSNSTSEIIGNIYENPELLEEDDKCM, encoded by the coding sequence ATGATGCCGAAATTTAGAGTGTTTGATAAAAACAAAAAACAAATGGTTGAGAGTGCCTGGTGGGATTTTTATTTTGAAGATGAAGGCTTACTTACAGTCACTTCAGACTTGGATGTAAGTTATTATGCTGATGATCTTGGAGAAGTATGGGAAATTATGCAATCAACGGGACTACATGACAAAAATGGTAAGGAGATTTATGAGGGGGATATTATCAACTGTAGAGATTTATGGTTAGATGGCGACCGTAGAAAAACGCATAAACAAATTGTTAAGTACGATTCTGGAATGTTTTCAGCAGGTTACGTTAGTTTGAGAACAAGTAACAGTACATCTGAAATAATTGGAAACATATACGAAAATCCAGAACTACTAGAGGAGGATGACAAATGTATGTAA
- a CDS encoding DUF3310 domain-containing protein: protein MAGRPKKYTKLAEMSAIEVYNVIKDIKTANKQAEKLGVSLAELNAFKYKPENKKKLDALKKADQKKQTDRELGIEIEEVQVIKTKPVEKKEEKLTDSEAFKNVKEKMQKGASNIPLNDFIDKAEHQKIVDDRDKYQEEVTKLNAERNDFINKIKELEATITKKDEELQLKELQIKAKERDIKSLQHSYDRLDKKSADALKMNDRFLTSKYEKELNQHKRTIEVSAEANKNLKQSLEEANKVIKEYQDKETELVTSYEKQLEEKQITIQKLETDFITLEKSYEALMSKTDSVSNANWEKGHRLNFNVDKSELIQSQLPQKLELDKQSIERINPPSHYAPNGIGTDVIGFLETQFSYEAYKGFMVGNIIKYATRTGRKDEEINELKKIVDYADRMISFLQRENKVADAG from the coding sequence ATGGCAGGAAGACCGAAAAAATACACAAAACTAGCTGAGATGTCAGCAATTGAAGTATATAACGTTATCAAGGATATTAAGACAGCTAACAAACAAGCTGAGAAGTTAGGTGTATCGTTAGCAGAACTTAATGCATTCAAATATAAACCAGAAAACAAGAAAAAGTTAGATGCACTTAAGAAAGCAGACCAAAAGAAACAAACTGATCGTGAACTTGGAATTGAAATTGAAGAGGTACAAGTGATTAAAACTAAGCCAGTTGAAAAGAAGGAAGAGAAATTAACTGATTCAGAAGCATTCAAGAACGTTAAAGAAAAGATGCAAAAAGGAGCTAGTAATATTCCTTTAAATGATTTCATTGATAAAGCAGAGCATCAAAAGATTGTTGATGATAGAGATAAGTATCAAGAAGAAGTCACTAAATTAAATGCAGAACGCAATGACTTTATTAACAAAATAAAGGAACTTGAAGCAACTATTACGAAAAAAGATGAGGAGTTGCAGTTAAAAGAACTTCAAATCAAAGCAAAGGAACGTGACATTAAATCATTACAACACTCTTATGATCGTTTAGATAAAAAGAGTGCAGACGCATTAAAAATGAACGACAGATTTTTAACATCGAAGTACGAGAAAGAACTGAATCAACACAAGCGAACGATTGAAGTATCAGCTGAAGCGAACAAGAATTTGAAACAGTCGCTAGAAGAAGCGAACAAAGTCATCAAAGAGTACCAGGATAAAGAGACGGAGTTAGTTACAAGCTATGAAAAGCAATTAGAAGAGAAACAAATTACTATTCAAAAGCTAGAAACTGATTTTATAACATTGGAAAAATCATATGAAGCATTGATGTCGAAAACTGATAGTGTTTCAAACGCGAATTGGGAAAAAGGTCATCGTTTAAATTTCAATGTTGATAAAAGTGAATTAATTCAGTCACAACTACCGCAAAAACTAGAGCTTGATAAACAATCAATTGAACGAATCAATCCACCATCACATTACGCTCCAAATGGAATAGGGACGGATGTCATTGGATTCCTGGAAACGCAATTCAGCTATGAAGCATATAAAGGTTTCATGGTTGGTAACATCATCAAATACGCAACTAGAACAGGTCGTAAGGATGAAGAAATCAACGAGCTTAAGAAGATTGTCGATTACGCAGACAGAATGATCAGCTTCTTACAGCGTGAAAACAAAGTCGCTGATGCTGGATGA
- a CDS encoding helix-turn-helix domain-containing protein: protein MQYRNVNIGAKVRWIRKQKRMSQREFAEHIGISKSYLGDIELNRKKHFTDTLNNLCKKLNMTIDELISIDENGEI, encoded by the coding sequence ATGCAATACAGAAATGTGAATATTGGTGCAAAAGTCAGATGGATAAGAAAACAGAAAAGAATGTCGCAGCGAGAGTTTGCTGAACATATTGGTATATCAAAGAGTTATCTGGGTGACATCGAACTTAACAGAAAGAAACACTTTACAGATACATTAAACAACTTATGCAAGAAATTAAATATGACAATCGATGAACTAATAAGCATCGATGAGAATGGAGAGATTTAA
- a CDS encoding YkgJ family cysteine cluster protein: MRVEDNTINGKCSNCGNCCGDILPLKQSEINRIKKFVKHNNIKEENKGNVFSNNMTCPFRNEKEKKCNVYEVRPEICREFICSISAMEMNMKPSGHQTRSMKKAIFNNKENESYEKLLKI, from the coding sequence ATGAGAGTAGAAGACAACACTATAAACGGCAAATGTTCAAATTGTGGTAATTGTTGTGGTGATATATTGCCACTTAAGCAAAGTGAGATAAACAGAATAAAAAAATTTGTAAAACACAACAATATCAAAGAAGAAAACAAAGGTAATGTATTTTCTAACAACATGACTTGTCCATTTAGAAATGAGAAAGAAAAAAAGTGCAATGTATACGAAGTTAGACCTGAGATATGCAGAGAGTTTATTTGCAGTATTTCAGCTATGGAAATGAATATGAAGCCATCAGGGCATCAAACAAGATCGATGAAAAAAGCAATTTTTAACAACAAGGAAAATGAGTCATATGAAAAGTTGTTAAAAATTTAA
- the ssb gene encoding single-stranded DNA-binding protein, whose amino-acid sequence MINRVVLVGRLTADPQYRVTPSGVSVATFTLAINRNFTNAQGERQADFINCIVFRKQAENVNNYLNKGSLAGVEGRLQSRSYDNKEGQRVFVTEVICDSVQFLEPKNSQNQQNNGVQQANHTQTNNNNQNNQNVNRGQNNANNGYAQKQDPFANATGPIDISDDDLPF is encoded by the coding sequence ATGATTAATCGAGTTGTGCTTGTAGGAAGGCTTACGGCTGATCCACAATATCGCGTAACACCATCAGGAGTTTCGGTAGCAACCTTTACACTTGCAATCAATCGTAACTTTACTAATGCGCAAGGTGAACGACAAGCTGATTTTATCAACTGTATCGTATTTCGTAAACAAGCCGAAAACGTAAATAACTATCTCAACAAAGGTTCATTAGCAGGAGTTGAAGGTCGTCTCCAATCACGCAGCTACGATAACAAAGAAGGACAGCGTGTATTCGTTACAGAAGTGATTTGTGATAGCGTTCAGTTCCTTGAACCAAAGAATAGCCAAAATCAACAAAATAACGGTGTACAACAAGCGAATCATACTCAGACGAACAACAATAACCAAAACAACCAAAACGTCAACAGAGGTCAAAATAACGCAAATAACGGATATGCGCAGAAGCAAGATCCATTTGCTAATGCAACTGGACCTATTGATATCAGTGATGATGATTTACCATTCTAA
- a CDS encoding HNH endonuclease produces MPPTLEKQVMYTLKIDNKYFNVTGRKFTNRGYVQLCVKSHPHGDINGYVFEHRLMMEVELNRFLKKGEVVHHINEIKHDNRIENLKLMRQGEHTAHHHIGMKRSISTRSLLSKRRKEMDLTKENHPQYKHVDVEKMIELREKGWSYPKIGREFNLHRKTVSKKIREYQEAKND; encoded by the coding sequence ATGCCGCCTACTTTAGAAAAACAAGTAATGTATACACTGAAAATCGATAATAAGTATTTCAATGTAACAGGTAGAAAATTTACAAATAGAGGATATGTTCAATTGTGCGTAAAAAGTCATCCACATGGAGACATAAATGGTTATGTATTTGAACATAGATTAATGATGGAAGTCGAATTAAATAGGTTCTTAAAAAAAGGTGAAGTGGTCCATCACATAAACGAAATAAAACATGACAATCGTATCGAAAATTTAAAATTAATGAGACAAGGCGAACACACAGCGCATCATCATATAGGAATGAAAAGAAGCATATCCACAAGAAGTTTATTATCTAAAAGACGGAAAGAAATGGATTTAACGAAAGAAAACCACCCTCAGTACAAACATGTGGATGTCGAAAAGATGATTGAATTAAGGGAAAAAGGATGGTCATACCCAAAAATCGGAAGAGAATTTAACTTACATCGCAAGACGGTAAGTAAAAAAATAAGAGAATATCAGGAGGCAAAAAATGATTAA
- a CDS encoding ATP-binding protein, whose amino-acid sequence MKSLLNSELMKAVANRGIPEIEEESCEKCGTKNTYKVNDDGTRELVIKCDCHLRELVRADKKRKQQRKINYYFNQSLINPELKKASFTNNDIDFDTASPEVKNAYKVASNFCKEFSKQNPKTIVIQGDTGTGKSFLAFSIARYLKDKGNTVLFIDNVELLSLIKASFNKKNDDTEEKIMRLVSEVDLLVLDDVGANKQTDWACEKLYEITNKRQGMNTIYTTNLDIMNEMPSDFMLKRAYSRICNGATFLTLDGADRRLQ is encoded by the coding sequence TTGAAATCATTACTGAATAGTGAACTTATGAAAGCAGTAGCAAATCGAGGTATCCCAGAAATCGAAGAAGAATCATGTGAAAAATGCGGTACAAAGAACACTTACAAAGTAAATGATGATGGAACGCGTGAGCTAGTTATCAAATGTGACTGTCATCTAAGAGAGTTAGTCAGAGCAGATAAGAAACGAAAGCAGCAAAGAAAGATTAACTATTACTTCAATCAATCGCTGATCAACCCGGAATTGAAAAAAGCATCGTTTACTAATAATGACATTGATTTTGATACTGCTAGTCCAGAAGTGAAAAATGCTTATAAAGTTGCATCAAATTTCTGTAAAGAATTCAGTAAACAAAATCCTAAAACAATCGTTATACAGGGTGATACAGGAACAGGAAAGTCATTCCTAGCATTTTCAATTGCAAGATACCTGAAAGACAAAGGAAATACAGTTTTATTCATTGATAACGTTGAGCTTTTATCACTCATCAAAGCATCGTTCAATAAAAAGAATGATGATACAGAAGAAAAGATCATGCGATTAGTTAGCGAAGTGGATTTATTGGTCCTGGATGATGTAGGTGCGAACAAACAGACAGATTGGGCATGTGAGAAGTTATACGAAATCACTAATAAACGTCAGGGCATGAACACAATCTATACAACGAACTTAGACATTATGAATGAAATGCCATCTGATTTTATGCTGAAACGTGCGTATTCAAGAATATGCAATGGTGCAACATTTTTAACGTTAGATGGAGCAGACAGGAGATTGCAATAA
- a CDS encoding phage replisome organizer N-terminal domain-containing protein — protein MAKTKRYFWLKLKEDFFNQKEIKLLRKIAGGDTYTIIYLKLLLLSLKNDGKIYFDGLTDEFSEEIALEIDESVENVQVAMQFLQQKGLIAFDTEHQDEFELTNIASMIGSETDKAAMMRRKRAREKEQKQLNSNNVTKELPDRYTEIEKEIDLEKEKTERKTSRPSSFDIFEQGGYGYLDPITMQKLFAWIDDFGDEGDSIVSKALDIGIEAGVKNYSYVNGTLKNWYNKGFRTIAEIDANERRRKSKDNNQVKPNVQTTKRSPEEIARLKERNERNMRQMLGGEDVEIITE, from the coding sequence ATGGCCAAAACAAAGAGATATTTTTGGTTAAAACTTAAAGAAGATTTTTTCAATCAGAAAGAAATTAAGCTACTAAGAAAGATTGCTGGGGGAGACACCTATACAATCATTTATCTTAAATTATTATTACTCAGCTTGAAAAATGACGGAAAAATTTACTTTGATGGTTTAACAGATGAATTTTCAGAAGAAATTGCATTAGAGATTGATGAGTCAGTAGAAAATGTACAAGTTGCAATGCAGTTCTTACAACAAAAAGGCTTGATCGCATTTGATACAGAGCATCAAGATGAATTCGAACTAACTAACATCGCTTCAATGATTGGTAGCGAAACTGATAAAGCGGCAATGATGAGAAGAAAAAGAGCAAGAGAAAAGGAACAGAAACAATTGAATAGTAACAATGTTACTAAAGAGTTACCTGACCGTTACACAGAGATAGAGAAAGAGATAGATTTAGAGAAAGAGAAGACAGAGAGAAAAACATCACGTCCGTCGTCGTTCGATATATTCGAACAAGGTGGATATGGCTATCTCGATCCAATTACAATGCAGAAATTATTTGCTTGGATAGATGACTTTGGAGATGAAGGAGACTCTATCGTTAGCAAAGCTTTAGATATAGGCATTGAAGCAGGTGTTAAAAACTATAGTTATGTAAATGGAACATTGAAGAACTGGTATAACAAAGGATTTAGAACAATAGCTGAAATAGATGCTAATGAACGCAGACGAAAGTCTAAAGATAATAATCAAGTTAAACCTAATGTACAGACGACAAAACGCTCACCTGAAGAAATCGCAAGACTTAAGGAACGTAACGAAAGAAACATGAGACAGATGTTAGGCGGTGAAGATGTTGAAATCATTACTGAATAG